From a single Tachypleus tridentatus isolate NWPU-2018 chromosome 6, ASM421037v1, whole genome shotgun sequence genomic region:
- the LOC143254087 gene encoding uncharacterized protein LOC143254087, which translates to MNCLVFLASLCLIQLSYSQEEGGSLLASYLKQEQQEALALQRARANQVQRAPVNQVQRAPQQLPVQPQPTQRPQNYHPPAPVHFVKIGTKLEGDYDFGYDTGRGPLGQSFRKEKRLPDGTVEGAYGYVDADGKKRIVRYRADKQGFKAIGDLDPEGIPKDTDSAPEEVPQQQLARHAAPQPHYRPPPQQQYGRPPPQQQYSRPPPQQQYGRPPPQQQYGGPPPQEQYSRRSPQAQYRGAPPQQAPAQYRGAGNNNRPVFDPSTLAYNIGTRQS; encoded by the exons ATGAACTGCTTG GTTTTTCTAGCTTCTCTTTGCCTGATCCAGCTCTCCTATTCCCAAGAAGAAGGAGGAAGCCTACTTGCTTCGTACCTCAAGCAGGAACAACAAGAAGCCCTAGCTTTACAACGAGCTCGAGCTAATCAAGTACAACGGGCTCCAGTTAATCAAGTACAACGGGCTCCTCAACAACTTCCAGTACAACCTCAGCCAACACAAAGGCCTCAAAATTACCACCCGCCAGCCCCGGTACATTTTGTGAAAATTGGGACAAAACTAGAAGGCGACTATGACTTCGGGTATGACACGGGCAGAGGTCCTTTAGGCCAGAGCTTCCGAAAGGAGAAACGCCTTCCAGATGGCACTGTTGAGGGAGCCTACGGTTATGTCGACGCTGATGGCAAAAAAAGAATTGTCAGATATAGAGCTGACAAACAAGGTTTTAAGGCTATAGGCGACCTTGATCCAGAGGGCATTCCTAAGGACACGGATTCTGCTCCTGAAGAAGTACCCCAACAGCAGTTAGCTCGCCACGCTGCTCCACAACCACATTATAGGCCTCCACCACAACAGCAGTATGGTAGGCCTCCACCACAACAGCAGTATAGTAGACCTCCACCACAACAGCAGTATGGTAGACCTCCACCACAACAGCAATATGGTGGGCCTCCACCACAAGAACAGTATAGTAGGCGTTCCCCACAGGCTCAGTATAGAGGTGCTCCCCCACAGCAAGCTCCAGCTCAATACAGGGGAGCAGGGAACAATAACAGGCCTGTTTTTGATCCATCTACTCTCGCTTATAACATTGGAACGCGCCAGTCTTAG